GGTGGCGCTTCGGACGCCGCTCCTACGGTGTCCCCCGCTCCGGCACAGCAAACGCCCACGACCAGGCCGAAGAGGCCGAAAACATCATCTGATGAGAACCGTCGCCAGTAGAGTCCCCACTGCCGCAGAGGCGCGAGAGGCACCCAGTACCTGCACGGGGACCTTGTCAAGCACCACGAGTGATGGAGGCACGGTGACTGTTTCCGCGGAGTCCCTCGAATCGGTACAACAACTCACCACCGTCTGGCGGACCATGGTGCTCGACCGCGACCCGGACGCGGACGTACGCGAACTTCCGGGCATCACCCTCCGCTGGGCCGACAGCCGGTTCGGGTTCTTCAACTGCATCACCTTGACCGAGACGGAAGCAGGAGCAGACCTCCTCAAGCACCGTCTGAACCAGGCCGCGGGCATCATGCGGACAAAGAAACACCCGGGCCTCCTATGGCTCTTCGAAGACCTCCTCGACAACAAGGCCCGCACCGCACTGGAGACGACGGCCGAGCAGGCCGGCCTCCAGTACGCCTTCCCCGGCACGGGCATGGCCGGCGACCTGCTCCCCATCCCCGAGCCGTCCCACCCCGATCTGACATTCGCCCGCGTGCGCACCGACGAGCAGTTGCAGGCCTACGCCGACCTCCAATCACGCGCCTACGGCTTCCCTCTGGACGAGGGCCGCGACGGCCTCGTGGGATCCACACTCTGGAAGAACGAGGTGCATGCCTACCTGGCCCTGCGAGGCGACGAACCGGTGGCGTGCGCCGCCACGACCGGGGCACAAGGCCGCCTGTTCGTCGCATTCGTCGCCACCGACCCGCAGTGGCAGCGCAAGGGCTACGGGGAAGCGGTCACGCGCAAAGCGCTGCACGAAGGCGCGCTGGCCACCGGACTGACCCGCGCCACACTGCACGCCACCGCCGCCGGAGCCCCCGTATACCCACGCATCGGATTCCAGCCGAACACACGAATCCACTTCTACGCCCTGAAAGACTGATCCGGTGAGGCAGGTCTCGTCAGACCAGGCAGGCAGCTGACGACGGAAGCGGACTCGGCATGAACCGCTGGGTCGTCGAAGCGGCCTTCGCA
The window above is part of the Streptomyces syringium genome. Proteins encoded here:
- a CDS encoding GNAT family N-acetyltransferase, producing the protein MTVSAESLESVQQLTTVWRTMVLDRDPDADVRELPGITLRWADSRFGFFNCITLTETEAGADLLKHRLNQAAGIMRTKKHPGLLWLFEDLLDNKARTALETTAEQAGLQYAFPGTGMAGDLLPIPEPSHPDLTFARVRTDEQLQAYADLQSRAYGFPLDEGRDGLVGSTLWKNEVHAYLALRGDEPVACAATTGAQGRLFVAFVATDPQWQRKGYGEAVTRKALHEGALATGLTRATLHATAAGAPVYPRIGFQPNTRIHFYALKD